One Synechococcus sp. JA-2-3B'a(2-13) genomic window carries:
- a CDS encoding glycosyltransferase, with amino-acid sequence MWLVLKQILEDWPPNAFINSLYDPQTGEEVARLWLFQVTQYLRDLSQEEADAFLPTASSFYHREAAAAYGRWVNQKRNGDSAWPEWYIPPEIRLDEPFGAALAEICRDPSLRVVVEVGASSGEGSTAVLRYALPDSVRIYSIEAHPERYKELARRVSKDPRCIPIHAAAQPRIATVEEVEEWLKSCSSFWASYSREQALEWHQEGQDLLKSVPTDGASRVPNPDLLLIDGGEFTGWYDLQVFLERGARPKYIALDDIFAFKNSRCLTELPSYGYRLICWGNVREGFAIFKDSRATLPIHFFTIVLDGEPYIERHYSTLCELDKLGIPWQWVVVEGVAALRHDTGWSLANGGRIPEEYSQGHSLDGTVEYLRDLAAKDSRVRLVQKPDGQFWDGKIEMVRAAQPDYPCLLWQLDADEIWTVEQIRRVHRRFEADPTLEAAQFYCRYFVGPNLVLDNKGKWGNNPQMEWWRVWRWDPSECEWQTHEPPVLIRKGRLPERVLTADQTEAEGLVFDHYAYALRKQVEFKESYYGYQGAVRAWEELQKAEKPCSLQPFFPWAYGDPLVVEVRQRLHLFVDGVFFQRHQAGIATVWRNLLRELPQLGIRITFYDRGGMGELPQGVERMQGHPFSYARWDDPELRQAFIWSGADVFMSTYYTYLPSDIPQVLLLHDMIPEVLGWDLSDPMWRQKHAALEAAARIVAVSQNTACDLLRLTGKEAVVAYLGVDTSVFKPDPSAIPKHWLLIGCQQGTYKRHELFFEAYQQWSYKPFPVLCTHSWSTPEAYRQAAAPQPVMNAYLDLQQLVHLQQLVQAYQNAVALVYPSAYEGFGLPVLEAMACGTPVIIYPNSALVEVGGEAAFYVEDSLSDTLVQVLDPKLRAEKVRKGLEWVKSFTWERMAKTIQEVLHLAVKPSLTAL; translated from the coding sequence GTGTGGTTAGTATTGAAGCAAATTCTAGAAGATTGGCCTCCAAATGCCTTTATCAACTCTCTTTACGATCCCCAGACAGGCGAGGAAGTGGCGCGCCTGTGGCTATTTCAGGTTACTCAATACCTTCGTGACCTCTCTCAGGAGGAGGCTGATGCCTTTTTACCCACAGCCAGTTCCTTCTATCATCGAGAAGCTGCTGCTGCGTATGGCCGCTGGGTCAATCAGAAACGGAACGGCGACTCCGCCTGGCCAGAGTGGTATATCCCACCAGAAATCCGGCTAGATGAGCCTTTTGGAGCAGCTCTTGCAGAAATTTGCAGGGATCCCTCCCTGCGGGTGGTGGTCGAGGTAGGGGCCAGTAGTGGAGAAGGATCCACAGCTGTTTTGCGCTACGCCCTTCCTGACTCTGTTCGCATCTACAGCATAGAAGCTCATCCTGAGCGCTACAAAGAGTTGGCTAGAAGGGTAAGCAAGGATCCCCGCTGTATCCCCATTCACGCTGCTGCCCAACCTAGGATCGCTACAGTGGAGGAGGTGGAAGAATGGCTGAAATCTTGCTCCAGCTTTTGGGCCTCCTATAGCCGAGAGCAGGCTCTGGAATGGCACCAGGAGGGACAAGATTTACTCAAGTCTGTTCCCACGGATGGGGCAAGCCGAGTTCCCAACCCCGACCTTCTTCTCATTGACGGCGGCGAGTTTACGGGCTGGTATGACCTGCAGGTTTTTTTAGAGCGAGGTGCTCGTCCCAAGTATATTGCCCTGGATGACATCTTCGCTTTTAAGAACAGCCGTTGCTTGACGGAGCTCCCCAGCTATGGCTACCGACTCATTTGCTGGGGAAATGTCCGCGAAGGCTTTGCCATCTTTAAAGACAGCAGAGCCACTCTTCCCATTCACTTCTTCACCATTGTTTTAGACGGGGAGCCGTACATTGAGCGCCACTACTCCACCCTCTGCGAGTTGGATAAGCTAGGGATCCCCTGGCAGTGGGTGGTGGTCGAGGGCGTTGCTGCCTTACGCCATGACACAGGGTGGAGCTTAGCCAACGGCGGCCGCATCCCTGAGGAATACTCCCAGGGGCACAGCTTGGATGGTACGGTCGAATACTTGAGGGACTTGGCAGCCAAAGACAGCCGTGTTCGGCTTGTTCAGAAGCCCGATGGCCAGTTTTGGGATGGCAAAATTGAAATGGTCAGGGCAGCCCAACCTGACTATCCCTGCTTGCTGTGGCAGTTGGATGCAGATGAAATTTGGACAGTCGAACAAATCCGGCGGGTTCATCGACGCTTTGAAGCAGATCCCACTCTAGAGGCGGCCCAGTTCTACTGTCGTTACTTCGTGGGCCCCAATCTTGTCCTGGACAACAAAGGTAAGTGGGGCAACAACCCCCAGATGGAGTGGTGGCGGGTCTGGAGATGGGATCCCTCTGAGTGCGAGTGGCAAACTCACGAGCCACCTGTATTGATCCGAAAGGGACGACTTCCCGAGAGGGTTCTGACCGCAGACCAAACGGAAGCAGAGGGCTTAGTGTTTGACCACTATGCCTATGCATTGCGAAAGCAGGTGGAGTTTAAGGAATCCTACTACGGCTACCAAGGAGCTGTCAGAGCTTGGGAAGAGTTGCAAAAAGCGGAAAAGCCCTGCTCGCTGCAGCCCTTTTTCCCCTGGGCATACGGGGATCCCTTGGTGGTAGAGGTGCGGCAACGTCTTCACCTATTTGTGGACGGGGTGTTCTTCCAGAGGCACCAAGCTGGTATTGCTACAGTTTGGCGCAACTTACTGCGGGAATTGCCTCAGCTGGGGATTCGCATCACTTTCTACGATCGGGGTGGCATGGGAGAGCTACCCCAGGGTGTCGAGAGAATGCAGGGTCACCCCTTTAGCTACGCCCGCTGGGATGATCCTGAGTTGAGACAAGCTTTTATTTGGTCAGGGGCTGATGTTTTTATGAGCACCTACTATACATACCTGCCCTCTGACATTCCGCAGGTGCTCCTGCTCCATGACATGATCCCAGAAGTGCTGGGTTGGGATCTCTCAGATCCCATGTGGCGCCAAAAGCACGCAGCCCTTGAAGCAGCCGCTCGCATTGTAGCTGTTAGCCAAAACACGGCCTGTGACTTGCTGCGTCTAACTGGCAAAGAGGCAGTAGTAGCTTACCTTGGGGTTGACACCAGTGTATTCAAGCCGGATCCCTCAGCTATTCCCAAGCACTGGCTGCTGATTGGATGCCAGCAAGGCACTTACAAACGACATGAGTTATTTTTTGAAGCTTATCAGCAGTGGTCCTATAAGCCTTTCCCTGTCCTTTGCACTCATTCCTGGTCGACTCCAGAGGCTTATCGACAGGCGGCAGCTCCGCAACCTGTTATGAATGCTTATCTAGATCTGCAGCAGTTGGTTCATCTGCAGCAGTTGGTTCAAGCCTACCAGAATGCCGTGGCGCTGGTTTACCCAAGTGCATATGAGGGATTCGGGCTACCCGTATTGGAGGCCATGGCCTGTGGGACCCCTGTCATTATCTATCCCAACTCTGCCTTAGTGGAAGTAGGAGGAGAAGCTGCATTTTATGTAGAGGACTCTTTGTCGGACACCTTGGTTCAGGTT
- a CDS encoding response regulator transcription factor yields MASSPPAKPEPPAASPAARILLVDDEPGLREAVQAYLEDSGFEVIPAANAQQALQLLSTAQPQLIISDIMMPGMDGYQFLAQLRKLEPYSHLPVVFLTAKGMTADRIQGYRAGVDAYLPKPFDPEELVAIVSNLIERSRAASPSEVVARELASIRALLSERTLATATPAQTSAPTPLPPPIKVELTPREQQVLEKVAEGLMNKEIAKQLQTSVRNVEKYVTRLLNKTGTSSRTELVRYALTYGLIRL; encoded by the coding sequence ATGGCCTCTTCTCCCCCAGCCAAACCCGAACCCCCTGCTGCCAGTCCAGCAGCCCGCATTCTGCTAGTAGATGATGAACCCGGCTTACGGGAAGCGGTGCAAGCCTACCTCGAGGACAGCGGCTTTGAGGTGATCCCGGCGGCCAACGCCCAGCAGGCTCTGCAACTGCTCAGCACGGCCCAGCCTCAGTTGATCATCTCCGACATCATGATGCCGGGCATGGATGGCTATCAATTTTTGGCCCAACTGCGAAAACTCGAGCCCTACAGCCATCTGCCGGTGGTGTTCCTCACCGCCAAGGGGATGACCGCCGACCGCATCCAGGGTTACCGGGCCGGTGTCGATGCCTATTTGCCCAAGCCCTTCGATCCGGAGGAGCTGGTGGCCATTGTCTCCAATCTCATTGAGCGATCCCGCGCTGCCAGCCCTTCGGAGGTGGTGGCCCGCGAGCTGGCCTCGATTCGCGCCCTGCTGTCGGAGCGCACCCTTGCCACAGCCACGCCTGCCCAGACCTCTGCCCCCACCCCCCTGCCCCCACCCATCAAGGTAGAGCTGACGCCGCGGGAACAACAGGTGTTGGAGAAGGTGGCAGAAGGGCTGATGAACAAGGAGATTGCCAAGCAGCTGCAAACCAGCGTGCGCAACGTGGAAAAATACGTGACCCGCCTGCTGAACAAGACGGGCACCAGCAGCCGCACCGAGCTGGTTCGCTATGCCCTTACCTATGGCCTAATTCGGCTATAG
- a CDS encoding CoB--CoM heterodisulfide reductase iron-sulfur subunit B family protein gives MTAVVPSPLRYAYYPGCVAQGACRELYDSTDQIARHLGIELVELEAASCCGSGTFKEESELLEDTVNARNLALAEALGLPMLTHCSTCQGVLGRVNEKLKAAKTANPEYFHQVQALCQKGGCESCYQGTGDVRHLLWVLAHDYGLERLAQQVKRPLLGLRCAAFYGCYLLRAYDISRFDVARDPRLMEDLFERLGATPVWYRGRTQCCGWPISSYAPQQSFSMAGRHLLEAIEAGADCLVTPCPLCHLNLDSRQPEVEEVIGRKLGIPILHLPQLVGLALGIPAKNLGLNRHVVQVERALQKIGR, from the coding sequence ATGACCGCGGTTGTTCCTTCACCTTTGCGCTACGCCTACTACCCCGGCTGTGTGGCCCAGGGGGCCTGTCGTGAGCTGTATGACTCCACCGACCAGATTGCGCGGCATCTGGGCATTGAACTGGTGGAGCTGGAAGCCGCTTCCTGCTGTGGTTCGGGCACCTTCAAAGAAGAATCGGAGCTGCTGGAAGATACGGTGAATGCCCGCAACCTGGCTTTGGCGGAAGCGCTGGGGTTGCCGATGCTCACCCACTGCAGCACCTGTCAGGGGGTGTTGGGCCGCGTGAATGAAAAGTTAAAAGCTGCGAAAACCGCGAATCCAGAGTACTTTCACCAGGTGCAGGCCCTGTGCCAGAAAGGAGGCTGCGAGAGCTGCTACCAGGGCACAGGCGATGTGCGCCATTTGCTGTGGGTGCTGGCTCATGACTACGGCCTGGAGCGATTGGCCCAACAGGTCAAACGGCCTCTCCTGGGACTGCGCTGCGCTGCCTTCTACGGGTGTTATCTGTTGCGGGCCTACGACATCTCCCGCTTTGATGTGGCACGGGATCCCCGTTTGATGGAGGATCTCTTCGAGCGTTTGGGGGCCACCCCTGTTTGGTATCGCGGGCGCACCCAGTGTTGCGGCTGGCCCATTTCCAGCTATGCCCCGCAGCAGTCTTTCTCGATGGCAGGCCGGCATCTTCTGGAGGCCATAGAGGCGGGAGCGGATTGTTTGGTCACCCCCTGTCCCCTGTGTCACCTCAACTTGGACTCTCGGCAGCCGGAGGTGGAAGAGGTGATCGGGCGCAAGCTGGGGATCCCGATCCTGCATTTGCCACAATTGGTGGGCCTGGCCCTGGGGATCCCGGCGAAAAACTTGGGACTGAACCGCCATGTAGTACAGGTGGAAAGAGCCCTGCAAAAAATAGGCCGCTAA
- a CDS encoding pentapeptide repeat-containing protein, translating to MDAKDLLRLYRAGRTNFAGENLAALDLSRADLIGVDLSQANLHSANLIFAFLGRAKLQKANLVGANLGGANLSQADLSEADLRDAQLHGATLQGADLHGANLTLALLIDANLLDADLRWANLTSANLGGACLRGANLRFDSRRGAVLRNANLSRADLSGANLSGADLTRADLSGANLKEASLIKANLQGANLQQARLQGAILSETDLRGVSFLGADLQGAQMARANLKEAILRQVNLTEANLSEADLAGADLSASSLCSAKLARTDLSRANLAGADLRCANLVDAYLGRTNLENADLGEAILTRADLSTANLSGANLRGATLPDGRVG from the coding sequence ATGGACGCCAAGGATCTGCTCCGGCTTTACCGGGCAGGACGAACCAACTTTGCGGGCGAAAACCTGGCCGCCCTTGACCTGAGCCGGGCCGATTTGATCGGGGTGGATCTCTCCCAAGCAAACCTGCACAGTGCCAATTTGATCTTCGCCTTCTTGGGGCGAGCCAAGCTGCAGAAGGCCAACCTCGTCGGGGCTAACCTTGGTGGGGCCAACCTCAGCCAGGCGGACTTGAGCGAGGCGGATCTCAGAGATGCCCAGTTGCACGGCGCCACCCTACAAGGAGCAGATTTGCATGGGGCCAACCTGACGCTGGCTCTGTTGATCGATGCCAACCTGCTGGATGCGGATTTGCGTTGGGCCAACCTCACCAGTGCCAACTTGGGGGGAGCTTGCTTGCGGGGGGCTAATCTCCGTTTCGATAGCCGCCGGGGAGCGGTATTGCGCAACGCCAATCTTAGCCGCGCTGATCTCAGCGGAGCCAACCTGTCGGGAGCGGATTTGACACGGGCCGACCTGAGCGGGGCCAACCTAAAAGAGGCCAGTTTGATCAAAGCCAACTTGCAAGGGGCCAATCTGCAGCAAGCCCGTTTGCAAGGGGCCATCCTGAGCGAGACCGACCTGAGGGGGGTTTCTTTTTTGGGGGCAGACCTGCAAGGGGCGCAGATGGCGCGGGCCAACTTGAAGGAGGCGATACTTCGCCAGGTGAATTTGACAGAGGCCAACTTAAGCGAGGCGGATCTGGCCGGGGCCGATCTTTCCGCGAGTTCTTTGTGCTCGGCCAAACTGGCGCGGACGGATCTCAGTCGGGCCAATCTGGCCGGGGCCGATTTGCGGTGTGCCAACCTGGTGGATGCCTATTTGGGCCGCACCAACCTGGAAAATGCCGATCTCGGCGAGGCAATCCTAACCCGAGCCGATCTGAGCACAGCCAACCTCAGCGGGGCCAATTTGCGCGGGGCAACTCTGCCGGATGGACGGGTAGGCTGA
- a CDS encoding sensor histidine kinase — MPRARKVAEHHPEPEPVCGAGEPKVKGVTLSAQQLSTLLHEMRNPLTALSTLAKLLQKRLPPEDRNHWIGLSIEQECKHLQELLAEFERLDGIPAPLQLQPLSLADLLREWIPIYQALAETQGHHFQAVLPPSLPPVQADPRALRQVLDNLIDNACKYTPPPGEIRLKVELGEDPSTASQREVFVAVCDNGPGIHPENLERIFDPFFRADLSKPGQGLGLAISRDLATRMGGDLQVESSPQGSCFRLRLPTG; from the coding sequence ATGCCGAGAGCCAGAAAAGTTGCTGAACACCATCCAGAGCCTGAACCCGTCTGCGGAGCCGGAGAACCCAAGGTTAAGGGGGTCACTCTTTCTGCCCAGCAGCTTTCCACTTTGCTTCACGAAATGCGCAATCCTCTCACCGCCCTGAGCACGCTGGCCAAGTTATTGCAAAAACGCTTGCCCCCCGAGGATCGCAACCACTGGATTGGCCTGAGCATTGAACAGGAGTGCAAGCATTTGCAGGAGCTGCTCGCGGAGTTCGAGCGTTTGGACGGGATCCCGGCCCCCCTCCAGCTTCAGCCCCTCTCCTTGGCCGACCTGCTGCGGGAGTGGATCCCCATCTATCAAGCCTTGGCCGAAACCCAGGGACACCACTTTCAAGCCGTTCTGCCCCCTTCCCTACCCCCTGTACAAGCCGATCCGCGCGCCCTGCGCCAGGTGCTTGATAACCTGATCGACAACGCTTGCAAGTACACCCCGCCCCCAGGTGAGATCCGGCTGAAGGTGGAGCTGGGTGAAGATCCCTCAACTGCTTCGCAACGGGAAGTGTTCGTTGCCGTCTGCGACAACGGCCCCGGCATCCACCCTGAGAACCTGGAGCGGATCTTCGATCCCTTTTTTCGGGCAGATCTTTCTAAGCCAGGGCAGGGGCTGGGGTTGGCCATTAGCCGCGACCTGGCCACCCGGATGGGCGGAGATCTCCAGGTGGAAAGCTCCCCCCAAGGCTCCTGTTTTCGCCTGAGATTGCCCACAGGTTAG
- a CDS encoding DUF3352 domain-containing protein, protein MQVQLHSRLRPLSLTLMAVGSSWLLGSCQLRGPQVQLTGDVLPETALVPQSAPLVLTFSTQPEESFRTHPDLLAQWESWTAEALAETGKEFSREEMQAWAGEQFTMAVVIPNLVPGAAEPVPGILFGASTRNADLSGQFLAQVRQQAAAEGANFEQRQEQGVTLYVQTNGEPGERWVTAEFGNRFVAVANDPRVMQQAIAVYRGEAEPIGRSESFRTAVGDLYKSGTLAFAYFNFQALQEDPESFKDWMQDLDPATLGSLQPLRSLAMAAHWQEQGLRLRMLTQTDPKTQVQGGWQPARGELIQRLPGNALAVLTTQQIAQRWQAVMPELEKDPPVKESLEELRAEFRANTRLDLEKDLLAWMDGEMALLVAPDAQAHPLLQGMGAALVIETSQKDKANAALTQLDRLAQESGVGVTEAGGQVTWADPLFNRPLLTRAWEGNYLIVTSSTAALQTLAQRQGNLLPQTEPLKTLYDQLPKPNYGYFLLNWQGIRTVLEATLPGGLAGLEPEARELLTRIDGLGITSYPAGDHAFGLELLVTVPPKPQR, encoded by the coding sequence ATGCAAGTCCAGCTTCATTCTCGGCTGCGCCCTCTCTCTCTGACGTTGATGGCGGTGGGGAGCTCTTGGCTCCTGGGATCCTGCCAACTCAGAGGGCCACAGGTACAGTTGACCGGCGATGTTCTGCCGGAAACCGCGCTGGTTCCCCAGTCGGCGCCCCTGGTGCTGACCTTTTCTACCCAACCGGAAGAATCTTTTCGCACTCACCCTGACCTTTTGGCCCAGTGGGAGAGCTGGACGGCAGAAGCTTTGGCTGAAACCGGCAAGGAGTTCTCTCGGGAAGAGATGCAAGCTTGGGCTGGCGAGCAATTCACGATGGCAGTGGTGATCCCCAATCTGGTGCCCGGAGCTGCCGAGCCGGTGCCTGGGATCCTGTTTGGAGCCAGCACCCGCAACGCTGATTTGTCTGGGCAATTCTTGGCCCAGGTGCGGCAACAGGCAGCAGCAGAAGGGGCCAACTTCGAGCAGCGCCAGGAGCAGGGGGTCACCCTCTATGTGCAAACCAACGGGGAGCCGGGCGAGCGATGGGTAACTGCTGAGTTTGGCAACCGCTTTGTGGCAGTGGCCAACGACCCAAGGGTGATGCAGCAGGCGATTGCTGTGTATCGCGGCGAAGCAGAGCCGATTGGCCGCTCCGAAAGTTTCCGCACCGCTGTTGGCGATCTGTATAAGAGCGGCACGCTGGCCTTTGCCTACTTCAACTTCCAGGCTTTGCAGGAGGATCCCGAATCTTTCAAAGACTGGATGCAGGATCTGGATCCGGCGACGCTGGGATCCCTGCAACCCCTGCGCTCTTTGGCCATGGCTGCCCACTGGCAGGAGCAGGGCCTACGGCTGCGCATGTTGACCCAGACCGATCCGAAAACCCAGGTGCAGGGGGGGTGGCAACCGGCTCGCGGCGAACTTATTCAGCGGCTGCCCGGCAATGCCCTGGCGGTGCTGACCACCCAACAGATCGCCCAGCGCTGGCAAGCCGTTATGCCTGAGCTGGAGAAAGATCCGCCGGTCAAGGAGTCGTTAGAGGAGCTGCGGGCTGAGTTTCGCGCCAATACCCGTCTGGACTTGGAAAAAGATCTGCTGGCTTGGATGGATGGGGAGATGGCCCTGCTGGTGGCACCGGATGCCCAGGCCCATCCCCTGTTGCAGGGCATGGGAGCAGCCTTGGTGATCGAGACCAGCCAAAAAGACAAGGCCAACGCGGCCCTGACTCAGTTGGATCGGCTGGCCCAAGAATCGGGAGTAGGGGTAACGGAGGCGGGTGGACAGGTGACGTGGGCGGATCCCTTGTTTAACCGCCCGCTTTTGACCCGCGCCTGGGAAGGCAACTATTTGATCGTGACTAGCAGCACGGCGGCGCTGCAAACCCTCGCCCAACGCCAGGGCAATTTGCTTCCCCAAACCGAGCCGCTGAAAACCCTCTACGATCAGTTGCCCAAGCCCAACTACGGCTACTTTTTGCTGAATTGGCAAGGGATCCGAACAGTGCTGGAGGCCACACTACCGGGTGGTTTGGCAGGCTTGGAGCCGGAGGCCCGTGAGCTGCTGACCCGCATCGATGGGCTGGGCATTACCAGCTACCCTGCCGGGGATCACGCCTTTGGGTTGGAGCTGCTGGTTACTGTGCCACCAAAGCCCCAGCGATAA
- a CDS encoding sensor histidine kinase produces MNSRRFLSLMEALWADLPLPEWLPGAGERSWQQTVAALLQLWQEVGQFGVVIGGPVSWWPPWVVRDPLPQLPSPIDAPEPNLKLRELAREDPWLFTPDLSPESILTPGQTVIPLLPQDPLVEEPFLLVLTPVFSAVAAQGHHPHTRQRGMMVSFEPEVVHRAWQILEQRVQQGRPDRLPFWQELIKHHPLMEPHVRVLARFSSLLLLGNLAESGSPPARLPPARAENSPAPTTRPEDWQKRRSPPSHGQPAGQGQQNSLSEAELLRALIHEIQTPLSTIRTLVSLILKRHDLPSRVREYVEKIDRECTEQINRFGLFFQATETVMPAATPQEGRRLQLEPIALVDLVRQNLPRWQEQVERRGSQLELEIPDELPDVVSDPKALEAVLFGMVDRIARSTPAGSHIRAQLVSAGELVKLQFQVNTPEGSDATVASEPKSPQAIGQLLVVQPDTGAVSLSLPVTQTLFRALGGYLTVRHRARRGEILNIYLPRQL; encoded by the coding sequence GTGAACAGCCGCCGATTTCTGTCCTTGATGGAAGCTTTGTGGGCCGATCTGCCCTTGCCGGAATGGTTGCCGGGGGCAGGAGAGCGCTCCTGGCAGCAGACGGTGGCAGCCCTGCTCCAGCTATGGCAAGAAGTTGGACAGTTTGGGGTGGTGATCGGTGGGCCGGTGTCTTGGTGGCCCCCCTGGGTGGTTCGGGATCCGCTGCCTCAACTGCCGTCGCCCATTGACGCTCCAGAACCGAACCTGAAGCTGCGGGAGCTGGCCCGTGAAGATCCCTGGCTGTTTACCCCTGACTTGTCCCCTGAGTCGATTCTGACCCCTGGCCAGACGGTGATCCCTCTCCTGCCGCAGGATCCCCTGGTGGAGGAGCCTTTTTTGCTGGTGCTCACCCCTGTTTTTTCGGCGGTGGCCGCCCAAGGGCATCACCCCCACACGCGGCAGAGGGGGATGATGGTGTCTTTTGAGCCGGAAGTGGTGCATCGGGCTTGGCAGATCCTAGAGCAGCGGGTTCAACAGGGTAGGCCGGATCGCTTGCCCTTCTGGCAGGAGCTGATCAAGCACCATCCCCTCATGGAGCCTCATGTGCGGGTGCTGGCCCGCTTCAGCAGCCTTCTTCTGCTGGGAAACCTGGCCGAGTCGGGATCCCCGCCCGCTCGCTTACCCCCCGCCAGAGCCGAGAACTCCCCTGCGCCCACAACCCGGCCAGAAGATTGGCAGAAGCGGCGGTCTCCTCCTTCCCATGGCCAGCCTGCCGGTCAAGGCCAACAGAACAGCCTTTCGGAGGCAGAACTGTTGCGGGCTCTCATCCACGAGATCCAGACGCCCCTCAGCACCATCCGCACCTTGGTTAGTCTCATCCTGAAGCGGCACGATCTGCCGTCGCGGGTACGGGAATACGTGGAGAAAATTGACCGCGAATGTACCGAGCAAATCAACCGCTTCGGGCTGTTTTTCCAGGCTACAGAAACGGTGATGCCCGCTGCTACCCCACAGGAGGGGCGTCGGCTTCAGCTAGAGCCCATTGCGCTGGTGGACTTGGTGCGGCAAAACCTGCCTCGCTGGCAGGAGCAGGTGGAACGGCGGGGATCCCAACTGGAGTTGGAGATTCCCGATGAGCTGCCGGATGTGGTCAGCGATCCCAAGGCGCTGGAAGCGGTGCTGTTTGGCATGGTCGACCGCATTGCCCGCAGCACGCCGGCTGGCAGCCACATTCGCGCCCAGTTGGTCAGCGCAGGGGAGCTGGTCAAACTTCAGTTTCAGGTCAACACACCTGAGGGCAGCGACGCCACTGTTGCCTCAGAGCCCAAATCCCCTCAGGCGATTGGGCAGTTGTTGGTCGTGCAGCCGGATACCGGTGCAGTGAGCCTCAGCCTTCCCGTCACCCAAACTCTGTTCCGCGCCTTGGGGGGCTACCTCACCGTGCGCCATCGCGCCCGTCGGGGGGAAATTCTCAACATCTACCTGCCCCGCCAGCTATAA
- a CDS encoding YebC/PmpR family DNA-binding transcriptional regulator: MAGHSKWANIKRQKARVDAKKGSLFTKLSRAIIVAARNGLPDPDGNFQLRAAVEKAKAAGMPSENIERAIAKGAGNWSDDSPLEEVRYEGYGPGGVAVLIEAMTDNRNRTAAEVREAFSKTGGSLGEAGCVSWLFRQKGVISLEEVLDPEALLLAVAEAGGDDFKVEGTGAEVYCDYSLLEQVATYLKKEGYPVQDAAIRWIPSTEVHVEDPDTAKSVLALMERLDNLDDVQNVYANFEIDEAVMESLA, from the coding sequence ATGGCAGGACACAGCAAGTGGGCCAACATTAAACGGCAAAAGGCCCGTGTAGATGCCAAAAAGGGCAGCCTCTTTACCAAACTCTCGCGGGCCATCATCGTGGCAGCTCGCAACGGCTTGCCAGATCCGGATGGGAATTTTCAGTTGCGGGCGGCAGTGGAGAAAGCCAAAGCAGCGGGGATGCCCAGCGAAAACATTGAACGAGCCATTGCCAAGGGAGCCGGCAACTGGAGCGACGACAGCCCCCTGGAAGAAGTTCGCTACGAGGGCTACGGCCCCGGTGGGGTGGCTGTGTTGATCGAGGCCATGACCGACAACCGCAACCGCACGGCTGCCGAGGTGCGAGAAGCCTTCAGCAAAACCGGCGGCAGCTTGGGAGAAGCCGGCTGCGTGAGCTGGCTGTTCCGGCAAAAAGGGGTGATCAGCCTGGAGGAGGTGTTGGATCCCGAAGCCCTGTTGCTGGCGGTGGCGGAAGCGGGAGGAGACGACTTCAAGGTGGAAGGCACAGGAGCAGAGGTGTACTGCGACTACTCTTTGCTGGAGCAGGTGGCCACCTACCTGAAAAAAGAGGGCTACCCAGTGCAAGATGCGGCCATCCGCTGGATCCCATCCACTGAGGTGCATGTGGAGGATCCCGATACGGCCAAGTCAGTGCTTGCCCTGATGGAGCGTCTCGACAACCTAGACGATGTGCAGAATGTCTACGCCAATTTCGAGATCGACGAGGCGGTGATGGAAAGCCTGGCCTGA
- a CDS encoding YbjQ family protein, producing the protein MLLTTTDVLQGREVERYLGIVTAEVVYGTNVLRDFLATLRNIIGGRTRTYEEVFENAQKKVLEELEQRAKRLGANGILGVSIHTNMSTTMILVTAAGTAVKLR; encoded by the coding sequence ATGTTGCTGACCACTACAGACGTGCTCCAAGGTAGAGAGGTTGAGCGTTACTTGGGCATTGTTACCGCCGAGGTAGTTTATGGCACCAATGTTCTACGGGACTTCCTTGCTACCCTCCGCAACATCATCGGGGGACGCACAAGAACCTATGAAGAAGTTTTCGAGAATGCCCAGAAAAAGGTTTTGGAAGAGTTGGAGCAGCGAGCCAAACGTTTGGGAGCAAATGGCATCCTAGGCGTTAGCATTCATACCAACATGAGCACGACAATGATCCTCGTTACCGCCGCCGGCACCGCCGTTAAGCTCCGCTGA